GTGACCGCCATCAACGACGCTCCTATAGCTGTCGATGACGACGCGACAACCGACGAAGACACTCCGGTGGTCATCAACGTTCTCGCCAACGACTCAGACGTCGAGGGCGACACGCTGACGGTGTCGGCTGTCACTCCAGGGACCAACGGCACGGTGACGATCAATCCCG
This region of Thalassoroseus pseudoceratinae genomic DNA includes:
- a CDS encoding Ig-like domain-containing protein; the encoded protein is VTAINDAPIAVDDDATTDEDTPVVINVLANDSDVEGDTLTVSAVTPGTNGTVTINPDGTLTYTPAANFAGSDTFTYTINDGNGGSDTATVNVV